A genome region from Bufo gargarizans isolate SCDJY-AF-19 chromosome 2, ASM1485885v1, whole genome shotgun sequence includes the following:
- the LOC122926687 gene encoding cyclin-dependent kinase inhibitor 1-like, which translates to MANIALQEDSMPALLLPRMGMGDDGRGVCRSLFGPIDHDELRSELKRQLKEIQASDCQRWNFDFEAGTPLKGTFCWEPLESKEMPILYRESRLCPVSATPLSRQASTRLPVPTVDTREEPPAEIVQGNEECAKENADKAVKKCQGAKGPSKTSTHSTSSLLRKREISTSITDYFPKRKRLQAPKTDTLKVAHHPLCTLEQTPRKKIR; encoded by the exons ATGGCCAACATTGCTCTCCAGGAGGACAGCATGCCAGCCTTACTGCTGCCCAGGATGGGCATGGGTGACGATGGAAGGGGAGTTTGCAGAAGTTTATTTGGCCCCATCGATCATGACGAGCTGAGATCTGAGTTGAAGAGGCAACTCAAGGAGATCCAAGCATCTGACTGTCAACGGTGGAACTTTGATTTTGAAGCTGGGACACCCCTGAAGGGAACTTTCTGTTGGGAGCCTTTGGAAAGCAAGGAGATGCCAATCTTatacagggagagcagactgtgccctGTCAGTGCCACCCCACTGTCCAGGCAAGCAAGCACTAGGCTTCCTGTGCCAACAGTAGATACCAGAGAGGAGCCACCAGCTGAGATTGTGCAGGGCAACGAGGAGTGTGCCAAGGAGAACGCAGACAAGGCTGTCAAGAAATGCCAAGGAGCTAAAGGACCATCTAAGACGTCAACACACTCCACTTCATCCCTTCTCAGGAAGAGGGAGATCAGCACTTCCATAACTG ATTACTTCCCCAAGAGGAAGAGGCTACAAGCCCCCAAGACTGACACCCTGAAAGTTGCCCACCATCCTCTTTGCACTTTGGAGCAGACCCCTAGGAAGAAGATCAGATGA